Proteins encoded within one genomic window of Dermatophilus congolensis:
- a CDS encoding exodeoxyribonuclease III yields the protein MRIAFWNINSIRARMDRLVAMLERNDIDVLAVQETKVKDEAFPADPIRAAGYDVAHHGINQWNGVAILSRVGLEDIQIGFDGMPTWGEPDPVAEARAIGATCCGIRVWSLYIPNGREIDHPHYTYKLDWMRALRNNGENWLTNDPNAQILLTGDWNVAPTDEDVWDMSFFEGKTHVTIPEREAFQAMIDTGFTDVVRPHTPGPGIYTYWDYTSLRFPKRQGMRIDFGLASPALANRVTHAYIDRDERKGKGASDHAPVIIELT from the coding sequence ATCCGCGCCCGCATGGACCGACTCGTCGCCATGCTCGAACGCAACGACATCGACGTCTTGGCCGTGCAAGAAACCAAAGTCAAAGACGAAGCCTTCCCCGCCGACCCCATCCGGGCAGCCGGGTACGACGTCGCCCACCACGGGATCAACCAATGGAACGGCGTGGCCATCCTCTCCCGCGTCGGCCTCGAAGACATACAAATCGGATTCGACGGCATGCCCACCTGGGGCGAACCCGACCCCGTCGCTGAAGCCCGCGCCATCGGGGCCACCTGCTGCGGAATCCGCGTCTGGTCCCTCTACATACCCAACGGCCGCGAAATCGACCACCCCCACTACACATACAAACTCGACTGGATGCGCGCCCTACGCAACAACGGCGAAAACTGGCTCACCAACGACCCCAACGCCCAGATCCTCCTTACCGGAGACTGGAACGTCGCCCCCACCGACGAAGACGTCTGGGACATGTCTTTCTTCGAAGGAAAAACCCACGTCACCATCCCCGAACGCGAAGCATTCCAAGCAATGATCGACACCGGCTTCACCGACGTCGTCCGCCCCCACACCCCCGGTCCCGGTATCTACACCTACTGGGACTACACATCACTACGCTTCCCCAAACGCCAAGGCATGCGCATCGACTTCGGACTCGCCTCCCCCGCCCTAGCCAACCGCGTCACCCACGCCTACATCGACCGCGACGAACGCAAAGGCAAAGGCGCAAGCGACCACGCACCCGTCATCATCGAACTCACCTAA